In a single window of the Gadus chalcogrammus isolate NIFS_2021 chromosome 20, NIFS_Gcha_1.0, whole genome shotgun sequence genome:
- the otc gene encoding ornithine transcarbamylase, mitochondrial, which translates to MSFKMAKVLVISPSICKSLKHVQTIHARGLSVGAACLGSVNLKGRSLLTLKDFNSDEIKRLLWVSGDLKQRIKKENQYLPLLQGKSIAMIFEKRSTRTRMSTETGFALLGGHPCFLTSQDIHLGVNESSTDTARVLSGLCDIVLARVYSHSTLEELEKEATIPIINGLCDLYHPIQILADFLTLQEHYGKLDGLTVSWIGDGNNVLHSFMMTAAKLGVHLRIATPKGYGPEASVVQEAQRLSKLHGTQLVMTSDPMEAAKGSDVLVTDTWVSMGQEEEKKKRLKDFHGYQITNKTGSMANPDWTFLHCLPRKQEEVDDEVFYSPRSLVFPEAENRKWTIMGLMVSLLVDYTPQTKMPRF; encoded by the exons ATGAGTTTTAAAATGGCTAAAGTTTTAGTTATAAGCCCTTCCATTTGCAAAAGTTTGAAACATGTTCAAACAATCCACGCGAGGGGACTTAG TGTTGGCGCAGCGTGCTTGGGTTCAGTGAATCTAAAGGGGCGCAGTTTGCTCACACTGAAAGATTTTAATTCAGATGAAATCAAGAGACTTCTGTGGGTGTCAGGGGATTTGAAACAGAGGATCAAAAAGGAAAACCAG TACCTTCCTCTTCTACAAGGGAAATCGATTGCCATGATATTTGAGAAGAGGAGCACCCGAACCAGAATGTCCACTGAAACAG GTTTTGCTCTTCTGGGAGGTCACCCGTGTTTCCTCACCTCCCAAGACATCCATCTTGGTGTCAACGAGAGCTCTACAGACACTGCAAG GGTCCTCTCTGGGCTGTGTGACATCGTGCTGGCCAGAGTGTACAGCCACTCTACATTGGAAGAGCTGGAGAAAGAAGCTACCATACCCATCATTAACGGCCTGTGTGATCTTTACCACCCGATCCAGATCCTGGCTGACTTTCTGACCTTGCAG GAGCATTATGGGAAACTGGACGGTCTGACGGTGAGCTGGATCGGAGATGGAAACAACGTGCTCCATTCCTTCATGATGACCGCGGCCAAACTCGGCGTCCATCTTAGGATCGCCACCCCCAAG GGTTATGGGCCAGAAGCCAGCGTGGTTCAGGAGGCACAACGACTCTCCAAATTG CACGGCACCCAGTTAGTTATGACCTCTGACCCGATGGAGGCAGCAAAAGGAAGCGATGTTCTGGTCACTGACACCTGGGTCAGCATGggacaggaagaggagaagaagaagaggctaAAAGACTTCCATGGCTACCAGATCACCAATAAG ACAGGAAGTATGGCCAATCCAGACTGGACCTTCCTGCACTGTCTCCCTCGTAAACAAGAGGAGGTGGATGACGAGGTGTTCTACTCCCCCCGCTCCCTGGTCTTCCCTGAGGCCGAGAACAGGAAGTGGACCATCATG ggTCTTATGGTCTCTCTGCTGGTTGACTACACCCCACAGACTAAAATGCCAAGGTTTTAG
- the srpx gene encoding sushi repeat-containing protein SRPX: MKCDGDGDNYGATCHFTCTGGYELTGSAARVCQYGLIWSGTDTNCAPMNINVGVRSAAALLDQFYEKRRLLVVSAPTASNHYYRFQMTNLQPAQCGLDLRHVTVVELVGNYPAQIGRIRHRILSPGLALQLRLLLQLSQRTFSMVLLDKQGLDKMRYTFPITAAEIFTTIDTFPLRKEEELLQQEAGQNCQA, encoded by the exons ATGAAGTGCGACGGCGACGGGGACAACTACGGCGCCACCTGCCACTTCACGTGCACGGGCGGCTACGAGCTGACCGGCAGTGCCGCCAGGGTGTGTCAGTACGGCCTCATCTGGTCCGGCACCGACACCAACTGTGCAC CCATGAACATCAACGTGGGCGTGCGCAGCGCGGCCGCACTATTGGACCAGTTCTACGAGAAACGGAGGCTGCTGGTCGTCTCAGCGCCGACCGCGTCCAATCACTACTACCGCTTCCAGATGACCAACCTCCAG ccAGCCCAGTGTGGTCTGGACCTCCGACATGTGACCGTGGTAGAGCTGGTGGGGAACTATCCGGCCCAGATCGGTCGGATTCGACACAGGATCCTCTCCCCAGGACTGGCCCTGCAGCTCAG gctgctgctgcagctctcTCAGAGGACGTTCAGCATGGTGCTGCTGGACAAGCAGGGACTGGACAAGATGCGCTACACCTTCCCCATCACCGCCGCCGAGATCTTCACCACCATCGACACCTTCCCCCTGcgcaaggaggaggagctgctgcagcaggagGCCGGCCAGAACTGTCAGGCCTAA
- the gpr161a gene encoding G-protein coupled receptor 161 isoform X1 — protein MNTSRNCTALGNNEGQAVLETVSIVTITLLAFLGNLLIVGTLYRRPYLLTPSNKFVFSLTLSNLLLSVLVLPFVAVSSAKREWVFGVVWCNFTALLYMLISSASMLTLGAIAIDRYYAVLYPMIYPMKITGNRAVVVIVYVWLHSLVACLPPLFGWSSFEFDCAKRTCVASWHRDRGYTAFWVTWCSLPSFLAMLGCYGVIFRVARTKARKVHCGTVVVAEDESGGGGGSQKSGRKNSSTSTGSNGSRRSLVYAGSQCKALVTILVVIGTFLVTWGPYVVAVCCDAVWGPEAASQTVGTLVAWLSFCSAVCHPLIYGLWNKTVRKELLGMCFGDRYYREPFATRQRTSRLFSISNRITDLGMSPHLTAMLAGGQLLAPGSSTGDTGFSFTQDSCTDVMLLDNFSTDGSSHPPSHGNTSGKRRSSVTFEDQVEHSKAESTLPSTLQVHAEIHKSLDSFAAGLAKAIESDAKLVLFGDDSSLLAGMFTSRSAPARPRYLDGQRLRLESIDEGIVKDDRDHEPGDEDEELK, from the exons ATGAATACCAGTCGGAACTGTACCGCACTGGGGAATAATGAGGGCCAGGCGGTGTTGGAGACGGTCAGCATTGTGACCATCACACTCCTGGCTTTCCTGGGAAACCTCCTGATTGTGGGGACCCTGTATCGCAGGCCATACCTGCTGACGCCCAGCAACAAGTTCGTATTCAGCCTGACGCTGTCCAACTTGCTGCTCTCCGTGTTGGTACTGCCTTTCGTGGCGGTAAGCTCCGCGAAGAGGGAATGGGTGTTCGGTGTAGTCTGGTGCAACTTCACCGCACTGCTCTACATGCTCATCAGCTCTGCCAGCATGCTCACGCTGGGGGCGATAGCTATTGACAG GTACTACGCCGTCCTCTACCCCATGATCTACCCCATGAAGATCACGGGGAAccgggcggtggtggtgatcgTCTACGTGTGGCTGCACTCCCTCGTGGCCTGCCTCCCGCCGCTCTTCGGCTGGTCGTCCTTCGAGTTCGACTGCGCCAAGAGGACCTGCGTGGCGTCCTGGCACCGGGACCGCGGCTACACGGCCTTCTGGGTCACGTGGTGCAGCCTGCCCTCCTTCCTGGCCATGCTGGGCTGCTACGGCGTCATCTTCCGCGTGGCGCGCACCAAGGCCCGCAAGGTGCACTGCGGCACCGTGGTGGTGGCCGAGGACGAgtcgggcggcggcggcggcagccaGAAGAGCGGCCGCAAGAACTCGAGCACGTCGACGGGCAGCAACGGCAGCCGCCGCAGCCTGGTGTACGCGGGCAGCCAGTGCAAGGCCCTGGTCACCATCCTGGTGGTGATCGGCACCTTCCTGGTGACCTGGGGACCCTACGTGGTGGCGGTGTGCTGCGACGCCGTGTGGGGGCCGGAGGCGGCCTCCCAGACGGTGGGCACGCTGGTGGCCTGGCTGTCGTTCTGCAGCGCCGTGTGCCACCCGCTCATCTACGGCCTGTGGAACAAGACGGTGCGCAAGGAGCTGCTGGGCATGTGCTTCGGCGACCGCTACTACCGGGAGCCCTTCGCCACGCGCCAGCGGACCTCGCGCCTCTTCAGCATCTCCAACCGGATCACGG ACCTAGGGATGTCCCCCCACCTGACGGCCATGCTGGCTGGAGGGCAGCTGCTGGCCCCTGGGAGCAGCACGGGAGACACCGGCTTCAGTTTCACTCAGGACTCTT GTACGGACGTGATGCTGCTTGATAACTTCTCCACCGATGgctcctcccatcccccctcccacgGAAACACGTCCGGGAAGAGGCGGAGCTCCGTTACCTTTGAGGACCAGGTGGAGCATTCCAAAG CAGAAAGCACCCTCCCCTCCACGCTCCAGGTGCACGCGGAGATCCACAAGTCCCTGGACAGCTTCGCCGCGGGCCTGGCCAAAGCCATCGAAAGCGACGCTAAGCTGGTCCTCTTTGGGGACGACTCCAGCCTCCTGGCGGGGATGTTCACCAGCCGGTCGGCCCCCGCCCGGCCGCGCTACCTGGACGGCCAGAGACTCAGGCTGGAGAGCATCGACGAGGGGATAGTCAAGGACGACCGAGACCACGAGCCAggggacgaggacgaggaactCAAGTGA
- the gpr161a gene encoding G-protein coupled receptor 161 isoform X2, with amino-acid sequence MNTSRNCTALGNNEGQAVLETVSIVTITLLAFLGNLLIVGTLYRRPYLLTPSNKFVFSLTLSNLLLSVLVLPFVAVSSAKREWVFGVVWCNFTALLYMLISSASMLTLGAIAIDRYYAVLYPMIYPMKITGNRAVVVIVYVWLHSLVACLPPLFGWSSFEFDCAKRTCVASWHRDRGYTAFWVTWCSLPSFLAMLGCYGVIFRVARTKARKVHCGTVVVAEDESGGGGGSQKSGRKNSSTSTGSNGSRRSLVYAGSQCKALVTILVVIGTFLVTWGPYVVAVCCDAVWGPEAASQTVGTLVAWLSFCSAVCHPLIYGLWNKTVRKELLGMCFGDRYYREPFATRQRTSRLFSISNRITDLGMSPHLTAMLAGGQLLAPGSSTGDTGFSFTQDSCTDVMLLDNFSTDGSSHPPSHGNTSGKRRSSVTFEDQVEHSKESTLPSTLQVHAEIHKSLDSFAAGLAKAIESDAKLVLFGDDSSLLAGMFTSRSAPARPRYLDGQRLRLESIDEGIVKDDRDHEPGDEDEELK; translated from the exons ATGAATACCAGTCGGAACTGTACCGCACTGGGGAATAATGAGGGCCAGGCGGTGTTGGAGACGGTCAGCATTGTGACCATCACACTCCTGGCTTTCCTGGGAAACCTCCTGATTGTGGGGACCCTGTATCGCAGGCCATACCTGCTGACGCCCAGCAACAAGTTCGTATTCAGCCTGACGCTGTCCAACTTGCTGCTCTCCGTGTTGGTACTGCCTTTCGTGGCGGTAAGCTCCGCGAAGAGGGAATGGGTGTTCGGTGTAGTCTGGTGCAACTTCACCGCACTGCTCTACATGCTCATCAGCTCTGCCAGCATGCTCACGCTGGGGGCGATAGCTATTGACAG GTACTACGCCGTCCTCTACCCCATGATCTACCCCATGAAGATCACGGGGAAccgggcggtggtggtgatcgTCTACGTGTGGCTGCACTCCCTCGTGGCCTGCCTCCCGCCGCTCTTCGGCTGGTCGTCCTTCGAGTTCGACTGCGCCAAGAGGACCTGCGTGGCGTCCTGGCACCGGGACCGCGGCTACACGGCCTTCTGGGTCACGTGGTGCAGCCTGCCCTCCTTCCTGGCCATGCTGGGCTGCTACGGCGTCATCTTCCGCGTGGCGCGCACCAAGGCCCGCAAGGTGCACTGCGGCACCGTGGTGGTGGCCGAGGACGAgtcgggcggcggcggcggcagccaGAAGAGCGGCCGCAAGAACTCGAGCACGTCGACGGGCAGCAACGGCAGCCGCCGCAGCCTGGTGTACGCGGGCAGCCAGTGCAAGGCCCTGGTCACCATCCTGGTGGTGATCGGCACCTTCCTGGTGACCTGGGGACCCTACGTGGTGGCGGTGTGCTGCGACGCCGTGTGGGGGCCGGAGGCGGCCTCCCAGACGGTGGGCACGCTGGTGGCCTGGCTGTCGTTCTGCAGCGCCGTGTGCCACCCGCTCATCTACGGCCTGTGGAACAAGACGGTGCGCAAGGAGCTGCTGGGCATGTGCTTCGGCGACCGCTACTACCGGGAGCCCTTCGCCACGCGCCAGCGGACCTCGCGCCTCTTCAGCATCTCCAACCGGATCACGG ACCTAGGGATGTCCCCCCACCTGACGGCCATGCTGGCTGGAGGGCAGCTGCTGGCCCCTGGGAGCAGCACGGGAGACACCGGCTTCAGTTTCACTCAGGACTCTT GTACGGACGTGATGCTGCTTGATAACTTCTCCACCGATGgctcctcccatcccccctcccacgGAAACACGTCCGGGAAGAGGCGGAGCTCCGTTACCTTTGAGGACCAGGTGGAGCATTCCAAAG AAAGCACCCTCCCCTCCACGCTCCAGGTGCACGCGGAGATCCACAAGTCCCTGGACAGCTTCGCCGCGGGCCTGGCCAAAGCCATCGAAAGCGACGCTAAGCTGGTCCTCTTTGGGGACGACTCCAGCCTCCTGGCGGGGATGTTCACCAGCCGGTCGGCCCCCGCCCGGCCGCGCTACCTGGACGGCCAGAGACTCAGGCTGGAGAGCATCGACGAGGGGATAGTCAAGGACGACCGAGACCACGAGCCAggggacgaggacgaggaactCAAGTGA
- the LOC130373743 gene encoding X-linked retinitis pigmentosa GTPase regulator-like, with product MTGETDIDIPEKGAIFTFGKSNFADNVQSKFWLKNDHAVKIACGEDHTAVITDKGRLLMLGCNDWGQLGLGQQRAAFTPTFVKASKSERVKLVACGRDHTIICTWCGSVYVTGRNQKGQLGLGHRDDTTLFQLMPPFCDHAPIKMLSAGCSTSAALTEDGRVFVWGDNSVGQIGLGAERFALEPSELSVGPPVIWVSCGGHHSALVTANGDLYTFGESANGRLGLYPEQLTNHREPQRVLAIPEPVIQVSCGGEHTVVLAEEEVYTFGRGQYGQLGQGTFLFAADLPKALQLFHHGGVCQVTCGQAHTALITNNGLLYTFGDGRHGRLGLGEEDFINQFHPTLCTRFLQFSVHQVTCGGNHMLVLATTRPPDCEVVEMAKEAGVGDYHLELNYKELLLQDLDLPIFSRSARARRRDRIAAKKPHYLRLTRPNTDLPGRQSPPPSPAKIPRRHKQSATDYINARQTEEENRCVRELPSPPLMVGVAGVAAGLLGAAVTSVSAFQSDSDTATSPPSSSRPVRAESFIKQRAVVQESLSSTHSSLRSDPNSADEPEAEGIRNQEKEDDGIVEKGTLVEHLGGSKAEERSESSLFESECSQLKGTEASGGETREETENVGEDRERVWEGEEESSREEAESDSSTEGDDGDEDAEEKREERAAAQERSDTGGSVDSEEEDGERSGAEQSREGDQSGGRSDDKGTDISPDEEEGEAKEGEPQSTRGSREPGGVGQGEEREVEGERGSESSERGEESSVSLEEGTETDSGGEAESKSKISGEEEEDTRAGDEAGAPLQSSVPL from the exons ATGACAGGGGAGACCGATATCGACATTCCCG AAAAAGGAGCCATCTTCACTTTTGGAAAGAGCAATTTTGCTGATAATGTTCAAAGTAAATTCTGGCTGAAAAACGACCATGCTGTGAAAATAGCTTGTGGGGAAGACCACACTGCTGTCATCACAG ATAAAGGAAGACTGTTAATGTTGGGTTGTAATGACTGGGGCCAACTGGGACTGGGACAGCAGAGagctgctttcacaccaacCTTTGTTAAAG cTTCCAAGTCAGAGAGGGTGAAGCTTGTAGCGTGTGGAAGGGATCACACCATCATCTGTACCT GGTGTGGGAGTGTGTACGTCACAGGACGCAACCAGAAGGGCCAACTGGGCCTGGGTCACCGTGACGACACCACACTCTTTCAGCTGATGCCGCCGTTCTGTGACCACGCACCTATCAAGATGCTTTCTGCAGGCTGTAGCACCTCTGCCGCCTTGACAG AGGACGgtagggtgtttgtgtggggggacAACTCGGTGGGCCAAATCGGTCTGGGGGCGGAGCGCTTCGCCCTGGAGCCCAGTGAACTCTCTGTGGGGCCACCGGTGATATGGGTGTCCTGTGGTGGCCACCACTCTGCCTTAGTCACAG CCAATGGAGATCTGTACACATTCGGTGAGAGTGCCAACGGAAGACTGGGTCTTTACCCGGagcaactgaccaatcacagagagCCACAGCGGGTGCTGGCCATTCCAGAGCCGGTCATTCAGGTGTCCTGCGGAGGAGAACACACCGTGGTCCTGGCTG aggaggaggtgtacaCGTTTGGCCGAGGTCAGTACGGCCAGCTTGGCCAGGGAACCTTCCTGTTTGCCGCGGATTTGCCCAAAGCGCTGCAGCTCTTCCACCACGGCGGCGTCTGCCAGGTCACATGTGGACAGGCCCACACGGCTCTCATCACCA ACAATGGGCTGCTTTACACGTTCGGCGATGGTCGCCATGGGCGACTGGGGTTAGGGGAGGAAGACTTCATTAACCAGTTCCATCCCACTCTCTGCACGCGCTTCCTTCAGTTCAGCGTTCACCAA gtgACCTGCGGTGGTAATCACATGCTGGTGCTTGCGACAACTAGACCTCCAGATTGTGAGGTAGTGGAGATGGCCAAGGAGGCTGGCGTTGGTGATTATCACTTGGAGCTGAATTACAAGGAATTACTCCTGCAGGATCTTGATCTTCCCATCTTCTCTCGCTCGGCCCGTGCTCGTCGCAGAGACAGG ATTGCAGCCAAGAAGCCACATTATCTTAGATTAACGCGACCCAACACCGACCTTCCTGGCAGGCAGAGCCCGCCGCCCAGCCCGGCCAAGATCCCCCGCCGCCACAAACAATCAGCGACAGACTACATCAACGCCCGCCAAACGGAGGAAGAGAACCGCTGTGTCCGGGAgcttccttcccctccactAATGG TGGGCGTGGCAGGCGTGGCAGCGGGCCTCCTGGGAGCAGCTGTAACCAGCGTGAGCGCTTTCCAATCGGACAGCGACACCGCCACCTCTCCGCCTTCCAGCAGCAGACCCGTTCGAGCGGAGAGCTTCATCAAGCAAAGGGCCGTCGTCCAAGAGTCCCTTTCCTCCACACATTCGTCTTTGAGATCTGATCCAAACTCAGCCGACGAACCGGAGGCCGAGGGAATCAGAAACCAGGAAAAGGAAGATGATGGGATTGTCGAAAAGGGTACATTAGTTGAACATCTAGGCGGTTCCAAGGCGGAAGAGAGGAGCGAGAGCAGCCTTTTTGAGTCAGAGTGTTCCCAACTCAAAGGAACAGAGGCTTCAGGTGGAGAGACGAGGGAAGAAACGGAGAACGTGGGGGAAGACCGTGAACGtgtctgggagggggaggaggagagttcAAGGGAAGAAGCAGAGAGCGACAGCAGCACAGAGGGAGACGATGGTGACGAAGACGCCGAGGagaaaagggaggagagggctgCGGCGCAGGAGAGGAGCGATACCGGGGGCAGTGTTGacagtgaggaagaggatggtgaGAGAAGTGGGGCGGAACAAAGCCGGGAAGGCGATCAGAGTGGTGGCAGGAGCGACGACAAAGGTACAGACATCAGCcccgatgaggaggagggagaggcgaAGGAGGGAGAACCACAAAGTACAAGAGGCAGCCGGGAGCCGGGTGGAGTGGGGCAGGGAGAGGAGCGGGAggtggaaggggagaggggatcaGAGTCGAGTGAGCGAGGGGAAGAAAGCAGTGTGAGTTTAGAAGAGGGAACTGAAACGGACTCGGGGGGCGAGGCAGAAAGCAAGAGTAAAATctcaggggaggaagaggaagacacaAGAGCAGGTGATGAAGCTGG TGCGCCGCTGCAGTCCTCTGTTCCCCTCTGA